Proteins co-encoded in one Pocillopora verrucosa isolate sample1 chromosome 1, ASM3666991v2, whole genome shotgun sequence genomic window:
- the LOC131790041 gene encoding GFP-like fluorescent chromoprotein amFP486, producing the protein MSLSKQVILKDMNLKFEMKGSVNGHYFEIEGEGKGKPYEGVQKSTFWVTKGGPLPFSFDILSSVFKYGNRCFTKYPADMHDYFKQAFPAGMSFERTFKFEDGGVATASGHICLEGNWFKHTSMFHGVNFPANGPIMQKRTIGWDPSFEKMTVSNNILRGDVTMFLQLKGGGYHSCQFHTSYKTKEPVTLPQNHVVEHRITRTDIEDKKVGLEETAVAHVNPL; encoded by the exons ATGTCTCTTTCAAAGCAG GTCATTCTAAAAGAcatgaatttgaaatttgaaatgaagggTAGTGTCAATGGACATTACTTTGAGATCGAAggtgaaggaaaaggaaagcctTACGA AGGAGTACAGAAGTCCACGTTTTGGGTAACCAAGGGAGGACCCCTTCCATTTTCCTTTGACATACTTTCGTCAGTCttcaaatatggaaacagaTGCTTTACTAAGTATCCTGCCGACATGCATGACTATTTCAAACAAGCATTTCCTGCTGGAATGTCATTTGAAAGGACATTTAAATTTGAGGATGGAGGAGTTGCTACAGCCAGTGGACATATTTG TCTGGAGGGAAATTGGTTTAAGCACACATCCATGTTTCATGGCGTTAACTTTCCCGCTAACGGACCCATAATGCAAAAGAGGACAATTGGCTGGGACCcttcctttgaaaaaatgacCGTCTCCAACAACATATTGAGAGGTGATGTAACTATGTTCCTGCAACTCAAAGGGGGCGGTTATCACAGTTGCCAGTTTCACACTTCTTACAA AACAAAGGAGCCGGTCACGCTGCCTCAGAACCACGTCGTAGAACATCGCATTACGAGGACCGACATTGAAGACAAAAAGGTCGGGCTAGAAGAAACTGCTGTGGCTCATGTTAACCCTTTGTAA